TGGCTGCATTTCCACCTAAAACAATCAAATCTGCTAAAGATACTTGTTTCGATGAATTTACTGCATTAAACGAAGCTTGCACACCTTCTAATGCTTTCAATACTTTATTTAATTGAATTGGGTTGTTCACATCCCAATTTTTCATTGGCTCTAATCTAATTCGTGCTCCATTCGCACCTCCACGCTTGTCCGATCCTCGGAATGTAGAAGCTGAAGCCCAAGCTGTACCAGCTAATTCTGAAACTGTTAAACCAAGATCTAAAATTTGTGCTTTTAAATTTTCACAATCATTTTCATCTATCAATTCGTGTGTTACTGCTGGAATAGGATCTTGCCAAGTGAAAGTTTCTGTTGGCACATCTGCACCTAAATAACGAGAAACTGGTCCCATATCGCGGTGAATTAATTTAAACCATGCTTTACGGAAAGCATCTTCAAATTCTTCAGGATGCTCTAAGAAACGACGACCTATTTTTTCATAGATTGGATCAACACGTAATGCGATATCAGATGTCAACATTGTTGGTCTTAATCTTTTCGAAGCATCGTGCGCATGCGGAATAATTTCACCTACATCTTTTGCTACCCATTGATGTGCTCCTGCAGGAGATTTTGTTAATTCCCATTCGAAACCGAATAAATAACTCAAGAATAAATTCGACCATTCTGTTGGTTTACTTGTCCATGTCACTTCAATTCCAGATGTAATTGTATCCCCAGCATTTCCAGTTCCATAAGAGTTTTTCCAACCTAAACCTTGCATTTCAAGACCAGCTGACTCAGGATCATCACCAACGTGATCAGCAGATGCTGCACCATGTGTTTTACCAAAAGTATGTCCACCTGCAATCAACGCTAAAGTTTCTTCGTCATTCATCGCCATACGTGCAAACGTATCACGAATATCTCTTGCCGAAGCCAATGGATCTGGGTTACCATCTGGACCTTCAGGGTTCACATAAATTAATCCCATTTGCACTGCAGCCAACGGATTCTCTAAATCACGTTCACCGCTATAACGGCTGTTTGCTCCCCCACTTTCTTCTAACCAAATTTTTTCAGATCCCCAATATACATCAATATTTGGCTCCCAAACATCAGCACGTCCACCTGCAAAACCAAGTGTTTTGAATCCCATTGATTCTAAAGCTACATTTCCTGCTAAGATGATTAAATCTGCCCAAGAAATCTTGTTCCCATATTTTTGTTTAATTGGCCAAATCAAACGACGCGCTTTATCCAAAGACACATTATCTGGCCATGAGTTTAATGGTGCAAATCGTTGTTGCCCTTCTCCACCTCCACCGCGACCGTCTTGTACACGATAAGTTCCTGCACTGTGCCAAGCCATACGAATGAAAAATGGACCATAATGACCAAAATCTGCTGGCCACCAATCTTGCGAATCTGTCATCAAGGTTTTAAGATCTGCCTTAATCGCTTCTAAATCTAATTTTTTAAATTCTTCCGCATAATCAAAATCTTCTCCTAATGGATTTGATTTATTTGAATGTTGACGTAAAATACTTACATTTAATTGATTTGGCCACCAATCTTTATTTTGTGTTCCCAATCCTCCAACTGGCGTTGTATCCATTTGACCATTATGAAATGGACATTTTGAGATATCTCCTCCTTGATTTTCCATTGATTAATATTTTATGTTTATTATTTTGTTTTGGTAAATATCATAAATATAATAATTTGTCTTATCAATTAAAAATCAAATTGTTTTATCAACTAATCAATTTATCTTATACCAAGTGCAAATTAAATAGTTATTAATTATAAAGCGAAAAATTAATTAACTACATTTAACTGTTACACTCATTGATCCTACCGTGATAAGAAATAATAACTCCGATATTGGTAATTGTAAAGCACAAAAAAATCAGTTATTTACAAAAACAACTGATTTTTTTTTGAGATTATAATTTATTTTATCGTTTTTATTTATACATCAATCCACCTATATTCGTTATAATTAAAAAGGTTTCTTTTATAAACCCGTTGTGCATTATGAATTAAAAAGATAAAAGTTGTTCATTTGATTGAAAATCAGTAAATTGAATTAACTGCAAAACATTTATAATGAACAACTTGAATGCAAATTACGAAAGAATTTTGGAAGTTTTGCGAAAAATATCAAAATGAAAACCTATTGGCCTATCAAAGACGACCTCCAAAATTGAAGGATTTGGAATTGATAAGTCTTGCGTTAACTGCTGAATTTATGGGTATTGACAGCGAAATTCATCTTTTTCGACAAATTCCTCAAGCGATAAAATGCAAAATAGAACGTAGTGTTTATAATCGTCGCAAACGTAGATTGGGCAGTAAAATAAATGATCTACGAATGAAAATTGCCCGAAGTTTTAATGAGTTTGAGAAGTTTTTCATTATTGACACTATGCCCGTAGAAGTATGTAAACTCTCGAGGAGAATACTTCAAAAATCTGTAAAGATAACGACTATTGCTATCCAAACAGAGGCTTTTGTGCTTCTCAGAAAATGCATTTTTATAGCTACAAACTTCATGCAGTTTGTTCGATAAATGGAGTTTTTCAAAGTGTGGATTTAAGTCCTGCTTCCGTTCACACATCCATTATTTAAAAGATATCAGAGAACAATTATCCGATTGTACCTTGCTTAGAGACAAAGGCTACTTGTCGTCTGAGATTCAGATTGATTTATTTAAATATGCCAATATAGAACTCGAAACTCCGAAAAGAGTTAATCAAAAGGACTACAAGCCACAGTTTTATTTATTCAAAAAACAGCGAAAAAGGATTGAAACACTTTTCTCACAACTCTGTGACCAGTTTATGATTAGACGCAATTATGCAAAAACTTTTGAAGGCTTCTAAACAAGATTATTGGCTAAAATAACTACTTTAACCGTTGTACAGTTCATTAACAAAGAATATTTTAACCGAAATATCAATAACCTAAAAGTCAGTATTGTTTAAAATGCGCAACGGGTTTTAATACCAAAATCGTACAAAAAGAAAAATAGTACAAATACGAATATATGTACTGTTTAAAATAAAATTTTATTGGTCTAATCCTGTATCATTTTTTCAGGACGTTACATTTATTTTTTAATTACTTTTTTGGTAACAATTTTTCCATCTTTTAGATGGATTGATAAAATGTACATTCCTTTAGGAAATTGTTTTAGACTTACTTCAGAGCCTAAATCAATACCAATTAAGCGGCCATTAAAATCATATAAATTCGCATAATCAAAATGATTAGCTTTTATTTTTATTCTATCATTTGTTGGGTTTGGAAAAACTTCTACAAGTGTTTGTTGATAATCATAATCATAATCATTAGAAGATAACTCAGACCAAGTATTTTCAGCTTTTTCTCCTCCCCAAATTAATGTAGCTAAATAAGGATTGTCGATAAAAGGGTTACGACTACCTTGCATCTCACCAATAATTTCGTTTCGTACTTTTTCAAATTCTGAAACTTTATCTTCCACATTCCATTTTAAGAACATATTTGGCATACCATCTTCATTGCTTGATATTGGATTATAAGCCACATTTTGAGGATCTGTTTCCAAACCATAATGCAAATACATATACATAATAATACGTGCAACATCACCTGTCCATTCATCACCTGGATAAAAAGCTTTATTGATTAAATTGGCTTGTCCTGTCACGTCTTGTACCCATTTTTCACGAAAAGGATTATTGCTTCGTTTAGAATTTAACTGTCTATCAACAGCGCGTAAATTATGTGCATCTGTACCTGTTCCAGGAAAGCTTGTTTCTAACTTTGGAGAAGCCAAAGATTTTGGAAACACATGTTCACGTTCCCATTTTCCAATTGTACTTCCTCCTGATGAGTTATTTTTGTTATTTACATCTCGTGTACGTTGTTCTGAATAAATTGATGATTCATCTGTAAAACCATAGATTAATAAAACACGTCCTTCAGAATCTAAGTCTAAATCAGACTTATCCAAAATATTCCAAACACCAGGTGTATAATTTACAGCGCGATGAGTCGCAGCAATTAAATCATGTAAATCTTCTTTTACAATTTTTCCATTTTGTTTAAAATAAATCCCTTCATAATAAGCAGGAATTTGCGCAAAAAGCGTAAAAGGAAATAAAAGAAGTAGATATTTTCTCATAATTATTTATAAATATTTAGCAAAAGTAAGTATTTATAAATAGTTAAAAAAAGATGAAGTACTTAATTCTACTACGTTTATTATTGAAACTGCTTGATATATTGCTTAGGTGTTAAACCATATTTTTTCTTAAAAGCTGAAATAAAATGAGATGGGTTTTCATAACCAATTTCAAAAGAGATATCTTTTACCATTAATTGATTTTCTTCTAATTTATGCAACGCATATTCTAATTTTTTATCCAACAAATAACCATAAACGGTTGTACCATAAAGTTCCTTAAAACCTTCTTTTAAATGATATTCAGAAATAGAAAATTTCTCACAAAGCTGTTTAATAGTTGGTGGATTTTTGAAATCAGCTAATAAATAATCTTTAATTTCTTTAATTCTTTTTCCTTCGTTTTCATTATTCAGAAATGGACAATGCTCGCTTTTACTTTCTATTTCAGAGAAATAAAGTGTAAACAATTCATACATTTTTCCAATTAAAAATAAATTTTGAAACTGTGGCGAAAGTTTCATTTGCTCAATCTGATTCAACACTAACTTTATCGAAGGACTAATTTCTCGTTCAATGTAAAACTTTTCTTGTGTCATTGTTGAAATCAAATTATTCTGAATTTGGTATTCAGCAAACAATTGATGCAATTTTTTAATAGATAACACAACAATATAAACTTTACTCTCTGCATTGATATTTAATGATAACGGAATATCTA
This portion of the Empedobacter stercoris genome encodes:
- the katG gene encoding catalase/peroxidase HPI, coding for MENQGGDISKCPFHNGQMDTTPVGGLGTQNKDWWPNQLNVSILRQHSNKSNPLGEDFDYAEEFKKLDLEAIKADLKTLMTDSQDWWPADFGHYGPFFIRMAWHSAGTYRVQDGRGGGGEGQQRFAPLNSWPDNVSLDKARRLIWPIKQKYGNKISWADLIILAGNVALESMGFKTLGFAGGRADVWEPNIDVYWGSEKIWLEESGGANSRYSGERDLENPLAAVQMGLIYVNPEGPDGNPDPLASARDIRDTFARMAMNDEETLALIAGGHTFGKTHGAASADHVGDDPESAGLEMQGLGWKNSYGTGNAGDTITSGIEVTWTSKPTEWSNLFLSYLFGFEWELTKSPAGAHQWVAKDVGEIIPHAHDASKRLRPTMLTSDIALRVDPIYEKIGRRFLEHPEEFEDAFRKAWFKLIHRDMGPVSRYLGADVPTETFTWQDPIPAVTHELIDENDCENLKAQILDLGLTVSELAGTAWASASTFRGSDKRGGANGARIRLEPMKNWDVNNPIQLNKVLKALEGVQASFNAVNSSKQVSLADLIVLGGNAAIEKAANDAGKTISVPFAAGRADASQEETDVESIGWLEPIADGFRNYRKTKRQGVSTEELLIDKAHLLTLTAPELTVLIGGLRAININYDGSNHGVLTDRPGQLTNDFFVNLLDMGTQWKAKDETKEVYLGSDRKTGTPKWTGTRADLVFGSNSELRAIAEVYAQEDAQDKFMKDFVAAWNKVMNADRFDLK
- a CDS encoding endonuclease I family protein is translated as MRKYLLLLFPFTLFAQIPAYYEGIYFKQNGKIVKEDLHDLIAATHRAVNYTPGVWNILDKSDLDLDSEGRVLLIYGFTDESSIYSEQRTRDVNNKNNSSGGSTIGKWEREHVFPKSLASPKLETSFPGTGTDAHNLRAVDRQLNSKRSNNPFREKWVQDVTGQANLINKAFYPGDEWTGDVARIIMYMYLHYGLETDPQNVAYNPISSNEDGMPNMFLKWNVEDKVSEFEKVRNEIIGEMQGSRNPFIDNPYLATLIWGGEKAENTWSELSSNDYDYDYQQTLVEVFPNPTNDRIKIKANHFDYANLYDFNGRLIGIDLGSEVSLKQFPKGMYILSIHLKDGKIVTKKVIKK
- a CDS encoding helix-turn-helix domain-containing protein, whose amino-acid sequence is MKLKNTHKSKINEYKLSTDVFIAQIDNFTASTDTILKGIDKRYIQFYFCTKGSLTFNFNNGIYKINLHEGKSFLFYYPTLDIPLSLNINAESKVYIVVLSIKKLHQLFAEYQIQNNLISTMTQEKFYIEREISPSIKLVLNQIEQMKLSPQFQNLFLIGKMYELFTLYFSEIESKSEHCPFLNNENEGKRIKEIKDYLLADFKNPPTIKQLCEKFSISEYHLKEGFKELYGTTVYGYLLDKKLEYALHKLEENQLMVKDISFEIGYENPSHFISAFKKKYGLTPKQYIKQFQ